One region of Solea senegalensis isolate Sse05_10M linkage group LG14, IFAPA_SoseM_1, whole genome shotgun sequence genomic DNA includes:
- the LOC122781315 gene encoding transmembrane protein 125 encodes MPELHHFPPVRENSVPELGLNEPANPAQIQHSILEEQVELWWFRDPGKSLLCYCVSVLLILGCGLGGVGLLSTTTSVSSEWRLGVGTALCLLALGVLLKQLLSSAVQDMNCIRSRQRIDMLKSGGLSDLLVVFITGLSLLICGGVLLHLALANHMPKPGQALNDMYISGVVLLAGGGAAVVGVGIYSVVIILLERTRHGRRLVDRVWNIFTVSGRMEHQARRETTSSLANLI; translated from the coding sequence ATGCCTGAACTGCATCACTTTCCCCCCGTGAGAGAGAACAGTGTCCCTGAACTGGGTTTAAATGAACCGGCAAACCCAGCTCAGATTCAGCACAGCATCctggaggagcaggtggagCTGTGGTGGTTCAGGGATCCCGGGAAGTCCCTGCTCTgctactgtgtgtctgtgcttctcATCCTGGGCTGTGGGCTGGGCGGAGTTGGACTTCTCTCCACCACCACGAGTGTCTCGAGTGAATGGCGGCTGGGCGTGGGCACGGCCCTCTGCCTGCTCGCCCTGGGAGTCCTGCTCAAACAGCTGCTGAGCTCGGCCGTGCAGGACATGAACTGCATTCGGAGCCGGCAGCGAATTGACATGCTAAAAAGCGGCGGTTTATCCGACCTCCTTGTGGTTTTCATTACTGGCCTGTCGCTGTTAATTTGTGGAGGGGTCCTGCTGCATCTGGCCCTGGCTAACCACATGCCCAAGCCCGGTCAAGCCCTTAATGACATGTACATCTCTGGAGTGGTTTTGCTGGCAGGAGGGGGGGCCGCAGTCGTGGGTGTCGGGATTTACTCCGTTGTGATTATCCTGCTGGAGAGAACGAGACACGGACGGCGGTTGGTGGACCGGGTTTGGAATATTTTCACCGTTTCCGGGCGCATGGAGCACCAGGCTCGCAGAGAGACTACGTCCAGTCTGGCTAATCTCATATGA